In the genome of Halapricum salinum, one region contains:
- a CDS encoding choice-of-anchor L domain-containing protein — protein sequence MTDDSNGLSRRKILGGLGVMGGAGLIGGATTTSLLWDEEKFGNESDPNVLQGGELDLGVDWEVRYYDWIDSTDELIAISDTNEDGEPDMVDQPGPIIDLTDVKPGDVMEATLSAHVYGNPAFLGWHYQEHADEDNGITEPEDKVNGHTPDQSDGDPYAAGLGLGAAGLLGDALRRRLQDEEDDSTLSARQVFKGAALGAAGLVGLGAATGSAAAASPTVTDTLAGSLTPQDLADTLVSGAGDITVTNVTYQGAEQSAGTFTDGADAIGIDEGIILSSGYAFDVEGPNDDTNLTVNSVDTEPADDPDLASLSSFGMYDQCILEIEFEVPNDAEEVFFSYVFGSEEYNEFVGSNFEDVFGFFVNGTNVATVDDPTDGTQPVTINSINNGENSDLYIDNTDGSLDTQMDGLTVVLDVSGQVNPGETNTLKLAIADASDNSLDSWVLIEGESFSTVPPAEETDDGELDDVMNCVIWYDDGDNIPGEIWTGETELPDGTEDSPDDELDDATKEDYVMEIGMAQQPSDIVDTDAAVFAGTVAEMDGTDVLFNAQDSLAGSVATDFQGTYCYQNSDTEYIGVLCWVPTDIPGVNDNVIQTDRLAFQFGFDAIQCRHNVGNDGAPMAGTLGEADAENNAQSPGGDTPTPE from the coding sequence ATGACTGACGACAGCAACGGACTCTCACGGCGCAAGATCCTCGGCGGTCTGGGAGTCATGGGCGGCGCCGGTCTCATCGGCGGCGCGACGACGACGTCGCTGCTGTGGGACGAAGAGAAGTTCGGCAACGAGTCCGATCCGAACGTCCTGCAGGGTGGCGAGCTGGATCTGGGCGTCGACTGGGAAGTTCGGTACTACGACTGGATCGACAGCACCGACGAGCTGATCGCGATCAGCGACACGAACGAAGACGGCGAACCGGATATGGTCGACCAGCCAGGACCGATCATCGACCTGACGGACGTCAAACCCGGCGACGTCATGGAAGCGACCCTGTCGGCGCACGTCTACGGCAACCCCGCGTTCCTGGGGTGGCACTATCAGGAACACGCCGACGAAGACAACGGGATCACCGAACCCGAGGACAAGGTCAACGGCCACACGCCCGACCAGTCCGACGGCGATCCGTACGCTGCGGGACTCGGTCTCGGGGCAGCAGGCCTTCTGGGTGACGCGCTCAGGCGGCGCCTGCAGGACGAGGAGGACGACAGCACCCTCTCGGCACGACAGGTGTTCAAGGGTGCGGCTCTCGGTGCTGCGGGGCTCGTCGGCCTCGGTGCGGCGACCGGCAGTGCTGCGGCCGCCAGTCCGACAGTCACCGACACGCTCGCCGGGAGTCTGACGCCACAGGATCTGGCTGACACGCTGGTCTCTGGTGCGGGTGATATCACGGTCACCAACGTCACCTATCAGGGTGCTGAACAATCTGCAGGGACGTTCACCGACGGCGCAGACGCGATCGGAATCGACGAGGGAATCATCCTCAGCTCCGGGTACGCGTTCGACGTCGAAGGCCCGAACGACGATACAAACCTGACCGTAAATTCAGTCGATACAGAGCCGGCAGACGACCCGGACCTCGCGTCGCTCTCGAGCTTCGGGATGTACGACCAGTGCATCCTCGAGATCGAGTTCGAAGTCCCGAACGACGCCGAAGAGGTGTTCTTCAGCTACGTCTTCGGCTCCGAGGAGTACAACGAGTTCGTCGGGTCCAACTTCGAGGACGTGTTCGGGTTCTTCGTCAACGGGACGAACGTCGCGACGGTCGACGATCCGACTGACGGGACGCAGCCAGTGACGATCAACTCGATCAACAACGGAGAGAACTCGGACCTCTACATCGACAACACCGACGGCAGTCTGGACACCCAGATGGACGGACTCACCGTCGTCCTGGATGTTAGTGGACAGGTCAATCCCGGTGAGACGAACACGCTGAAGCTCGCCATCGCCGACGCGAGCGATAACTCGCTGGACTCCTGGGTCTTGATAGAGGGAGAAAGCTTCTCGACCGTCCCGCCCGCCGAAGAGACCGACGACGGCGAACTCGACGACGTGATGAACTGCGTCATCTGGTACGACGACGGGGACAACATCCCCGGTGAGATCTGGACCGGCGAGACCGAACTGCCCGACGGGACGGAGGACTCGCCAGACGACGAACTCGACGACGCGACGAAAGAAGACTACGTCATGGAGATCGGGATGGCCCAACAGCCCAGCGACATCGTCGATACCGACGCGGCGGTCTTCGCTGGCACTGTCGCGGAGATGGACGGCACGGACGTCCTGTTCAACGCCCAGGACTCGCTCGCTGGGAGCGTCGCGACGGACTTCCAGGGAACCTACTGTTATCAGAACTCCGACACCGAGTATATTGGAGTTCTGTGCTGGGTGCCCACGGACATTCCCGGCGTCAACGACAACGTGATCCAGACCGACCGGCTGGCGTTCCAGTTCGGCTTCGACGCCATCCAGTGCCGTCACAACGTCGGCAACGACGGTGCACCGATGGCCGGCACGCTCGGCGAAGCAGACGCCGAGAACAACGCCCAGTCACCGGGTGGTGATACTCCGACACCAGAGTGA
- a CDS encoding HTH domain-containing protein, producing MREYKRPDLELYVRSLGPDVATEDREAVIERLQRLDGEDAIGSYRVRIYGSGLLPKSASARTGVGMKLSHRLFVLKQWAAVNDGDHRHFVVTRDREVGTGPRTHSYVFPQMVLLEYDSTRLQFGTPFEKANRRYTIEEHLDALDPGSRTVLPARQTAVGIEDPVRTGQRNVPVDQRSPSPQRP from the coding sequence ATGCGAGAATACAAGCGGCCCGACCTCGAATTGTACGTTCGCTCTCTTGGCCCTGACGTGGCCACGGAGGACCGAGAGGCGGTCATCGAACGATTGCAACGGCTCGACGGCGAGGACGCCATCGGTTCCTACCGGGTGCGCATCTACGGGAGCGGACTGCTCCCGAAAAGCGCGTCAGCGCGGACCGGGGTCGGGATGAAACTCTCGCATCGTCTCTTCGTTCTCAAACAGTGGGCAGCCGTCAACGACGGTGACCACAGACACTTCGTGGTGACCAGAGACAGGGAGGTCGGTACTGGTCCGCGGACACACTCGTACGTCTTTCCCCAGATGGTTCTTCTGGAGTACGACTCGACACGACTACAGTTCGGAACGCCGTTCGAGAAGGCAAATCGTCGTTATACCATCGAGGAACACCTCGACGCGCTAGACCCCGGTTCCCGGACTGTCCTCCCAGCCAGACAGACCGCTGTGGGAATCGAAGACCCGGTTCGAACGGGACAGCGAAACGTGCCAGTCGATCAGCGATCCCCCAGCCCCCAGCGACCGTGA
- a CDS encoding signal peptidase I, with translation MTIERPSGRRVVQIIAICLVLIVVIPLLLYVIGQFVPFYGGYVVLSNSMMPEFHSGDVVFVHQNSPDHVQINDTITYHTPDSTGTTTHKVVDIVEEDNQTLFQTQGIANEEPDPYLVPPRAYVGEVLFSVPLIGVLITFLQTDLGIIFFVLTPLSLLIVSESWELAVAYFGSRPDEDAEDHGERSTPNDETAPEISSDDEATVVDFELSSVAVSSVFEENWSETADRPIEDDSNAAASGADFQEWIAFDEMEDRESEDDVERGEL, from the coding sequence ATGACGATCGAGCGACCGTCGGGCCGGCGGGTCGTGCAGATAATCGCCATCTGTCTTGTCCTCATCGTCGTAATTCCACTGCTGCTGTACGTGATCGGTCAGTTCGTCCCGTTCTACGGCGGCTACGTGGTCCTCTCGAACAGTATGATGCCGGAATTCCACTCCGGTGACGTCGTTTTCGTCCACCAGAATTCGCCTGACCACGTCCAGATCAACGACACGATAACGTATCACACTCCAGACAGCACAGGGACGACGACGCACAAGGTCGTCGACATCGTCGAAGAAGACAATCAGACACTCTTTCAGACGCAAGGTATCGCCAACGAGGAGCCAGATCCATATCTGGTCCCACCCCGTGCCTACGTCGGTGAAGTGCTGTTTTCGGTTCCGCTAATCGGGGTCCTGATCACGTTCTTGCAGACTGACCTGGGGATCATCTTCTTCGTGTTGACGCCGCTCTCACTATTGATCGTGAGCGAATCGTGGGAACTCGCTGTGGCGTACTTCGGATCGCGACCCGACGAAGATGCCGAAGACCATGGCGAACGATCGACTCCGAATGACGAGACGGCTCCTGAAATCTCCAGCGACGACGAAGCCACTGTGGTCGATTTCGAACTCTCGTCTGTAGCGGTGAGCTCCGTCTTCGAGGAGAACTGGTCGGAGACTGCCGACAGGCCAATCGAAGATGATTCCAACGCTGCAGCGTCGGGCGCGGACTTTCAAGAGTGGATCGCATTCGACGAGATGGAAGACAGAGAGTCCGAAGACGACGTCGAACGGGGGGAACTGTGA
- a CDS encoding twin-arginine translocation signal domain-containing protein gives MSEDSKLPLSRRKLLGTAAVIGGAGALGGAATTSLLWDEEKFGNADNPNVLQAGELDLKVDWEGTYYNWIDNPTFSSNDVEDPAVVVEEGPNLVDQPGPIINLQDVKPGDVLEVTQSAHIFGNPAFLGWHYEEHADTDNGITEPEDKVNGHDPDQSDGTEDGDLDEYLQVVIWYDDGDNLPDEVLPDITDGDGNEGDELVIDEEEYVMDVASIQSAADAFGGADPVVYAGNLAGLDGANVRFDARDSNSGAVAEEFPDTACYQNSVTEYIAVLVWLPTDIPGVNDNIVQTDRLEFQFGFDAIQCRHNVGNDGLPMDDTIADADAENNANSPEGGTTTPDPT, from the coding sequence ATGTCAGAAGATAGCAAACTACCGCTTTCACGACGAAAGCTCCTCGGCACAGCCGCCGTTATCGGCGGCGCCGGGGCGCTCGGTGGCGCAGCGACGACCTCGCTGCTGTGGGACGAAGAAAAATTCGGTAACGCGGACAACCCGAACGTGTTGCAGGCAGGGGAACTGGATCTCAAAGTCGACTGGGAAGGGACGTACTACAACTGGATCGACAACCCGACGTTCAGCAGTAACGACGTCGAGGACCCGGCAGTCGTCGTCGAAGAGGGCCCGAACCTCGTCGACCAGCCAGGGCCCATCATCAATCTCCAGGACGTCAAGCCCGGCGACGTGCTCGAGGTCACCCAGAGTGCGCACATCTTCGGGAACCCCGCGTTCCTGGGATGGCACTACGAGGAGCACGCCGACACCGACAACGGAATCACCGAACCAGAGGACAAGGTCAACGGCCACGACCCAGACCAGTCCGACGGGACGGAAGACGGGGACCTCGACGAGTACTTGCAGGTCGTCATCTGGTACGACGACGGCGACAACCTCCCGGACGAGGTACTCCCGGATATTACCGATGGAGACGGTAATGAGGGAGATGAACTCGTTATCGATGAAGAAGAGTACGTGATGGACGTCGCTTCCATACAGAGCGCAGCCGATGCCTTCGGTGGGGCAGACCCAGTCGTCTACGCCGGCAACCTGGCCGGTCTCGACGGGGCGAACGTTCGCTTCGACGCCCGCGATTCGAACTCGGGAGCCGTCGCCGAAGAGTTCCCCGACACCGCGTGTTACCAGAACTCGGTCACAGAATACATCGCGGTACTGGTGTGGCTGCCGACGGACATCCCCGGGGTCAACGACAACATCGTCCAGACCGACCGCCTGGAGTTCCAGTTCGGCTTCGACGCCATCCAGTGCCGCCACAACGTCGGCAACGACGGTCTCCCGATGGACGACACCATCGCGGACGCCGACGCCGAGAACAACGCGAACTCGCCCGAGGGTGGCACGACTACCCCGGACCCGACCTAA
- a CDS encoding DUF7344 domain-containing protein: MAQSVPDGHADDETDVETDSVVSRDDLFEMLGNDRRRRALEIVMEREGGVSVTELVEEVAAQEYDKPVDELSRSERKAVYTAVVQRHLPKLEDRGLIARDHEAGEVVPSETLVDLNIYFEISGDGRFPFSVYYVGLSGLGIVLLLAASFGLEPVDAFSPVTWLSITLGILGVTALVHLHRMRRMRVDPTGSEDVEKETDDRVVLSVLASGIAATAGGLVGGAAMWVILHHVMFFTPVIMAVYGFETSDPTILAHLGHSLVFAAVFAALLTREQFRLVSQTVGETVALGMLYGVGLWFVAEGVVVPAISGVVLATQFEVFGVDVLYLPLDGLSAHVIFGALLGGVYTYTRQRLEGSIEG, from the coding sequence GTGGCCCAGAGCGTCCCCGATGGCCACGCCGACGACGAGACGGACGTCGAGACGGACAGCGTCGTCTCGCGAGACGACCTATTCGAGATGCTCGGTAACGACCGACGGCGTCGTGCGCTGGAGATCGTCATGGAGCGCGAGGGCGGTGTATCCGTTACCGAACTCGTCGAAGAAGTCGCCGCGCAGGAATACGACAAACCGGTCGATGAACTCAGTCGATCCGAACGGAAAGCTGTCTATACGGCAGTCGTCCAGCGACACTTGCCGAAACTCGAGGATCGCGGTCTCATCGCACGCGATCACGAGGCCGGTGAAGTGGTTCCATCGGAGACGCTCGTGGACCTGAACATCTACTTCGAGATTTCCGGCGACGGTCGGTTCCCGTTCAGCGTCTACTACGTCGGACTCTCGGGACTGGGAATCGTCCTGCTACTGGCTGCTTCGTTCGGCCTCGAGCCGGTCGATGCGTTCTCGCCTGTGACCTGGTTGTCAATCACACTGGGAATACTCGGCGTGACAGCGCTGGTTCACCTCCACCGGATGCGACGGATGCGTGTCGACCCGACGGGGAGCGAGGATGTCGAGAAGGAAACAGACGATCGAGTCGTGCTGTCGGTGTTGGCGTCGGGAATCGCAGCGACTGCCGGCGGCCTCGTCGGGGGGGCAGCGATGTGGGTAATCCTCCACCACGTCATGTTCTTCACTCCGGTGATCATGGCCGTCTACGGGTTCGAGACGAGTGACCCCACGATCCTCGCCCACCTCGGTCACAGTCTCGTCTTCGCGGCGGTGTTCGCTGCACTACTCACCCGAGAGCAGTTTCGGCTCGTCTCACAGACGGTCGGGGAGACAGTCGCGCTGGGGATGCTGTACGGTGTCGGCCTCTGGTTCGTGGCCGAAGGGGTCGTCGTTCCGGCCATCTCGGGCGTGGTGCTGGCGACGCAGTTCGAGGTCTTCGGAGTCGACGTGCTCTATCTGCCACTGGACGGGCTCTCAGCCCACGTGATATTCGGGGCACTGCTCGGCGGCGTCTACACGTACACGCGCCAGAGGCTCGAAGGATCGATCGAGGGCTAG
- a CDS encoding STT3 domain-containing protein: protein MNRDPDAETDTSRSLAGERVLPEWLVVGAGLSMVALVRLLPFPNVFRGEDVILTGNDPWAYRTLVESITARLASPFSVDAYSNIGSGEPLLVAVLGFIAALFGGGDAAVGVILAVYPPVSAVVSGVVVYAIGKRVSGDARVAIAGLALFAVVPGHALRTGLGFADHHAFDYLWLTLTFYGLIGAVTTPEGDRRRWWFSALLGLSVAAQTLAWEAGPLLLVPLAVAIAVAGPVLLRDDCLSRLVPVVTGLAAATGLTLLGHLGLGWQSTATAATPLALFFGAIALYAAASIVRQYGRRSLTLLLLEVVGVVAIAFVVTRSTLFAGALDAGFDRLFVSTTIAETTALGGGFGPVLGPIIMLGFAGAIGLPVVVWTLWQSYRQPSIGWLLLDVYVCYFLMLALVQRRFVGELAPFVAVVGGYGLVWILTQIADLQPLPVERQPLTSDRGRRSASSLAVPDRRRFLATGALSLTFVAFPAVNAAALHSRVRVRPSMYRAANWLGAYADQQRLAWPENYVFSRWGDNRFYNYLVNGHARSYRFARENYLRFLLASEPGEWYERLDDRVGFVVVDYLSSDLHAASMYERLFETYGSRTGRVDGVEHYRAIYVGDTGRPKVYQLVQGATLTGVATARQTIELTTRVSIPGASFTYERRIEADEDGNFEVVVPYSGRYEVGETTVRVPESAIDAGETVTVDYWRRGPGGFRTTDR from the coding sequence ATGAATCGAGATCCGGACGCTGAAACCGATACCAGTCGATCCCTGGCAGGTGAACGTGTCCTCCCGGAGTGGCTCGTCGTCGGAGCCGGTCTCTCGATGGTCGCACTGGTACGGCTCCTGCCGTTTCCGAACGTCTTTCGGGGTGAGGACGTCATTCTGACGGGCAACGATCCCTGGGCCTACCGGACACTAGTAGAATCGATCACTGCCCGATTGGCGTCCCCGTTCTCCGTCGACGCGTACTCGAACATCGGAAGTGGTGAACCGTTACTGGTGGCCGTCCTCGGCTTCATCGCGGCACTCTTCGGTGGGGGCGACGCCGCTGTCGGAGTGATCCTGGCGGTTTATCCACCCGTTTCCGCGGTAGTGAGTGGCGTCGTCGTCTATGCGATCGGGAAGCGAGTGAGTGGGGACGCGCGAGTTGCAATCGCGGGACTCGCACTGTTCGCAGTCGTCCCTGGACACGCCTTGCGGACGGGCCTGGGATTCGCAGACCATCACGCGTTCGATTACCTCTGGTTGACACTCACGTTCTACGGACTGATCGGTGCCGTAACGACCCCCGAGGGTGATCGCCGACGATGGTGGTTCTCGGCCCTGCTCGGCCTGTCGGTTGCCGCTCAGACGCTCGCGTGGGAGGCTGGTCCGTTGCTGCTGGTCCCCCTCGCAGTCGCTATCGCCGTCGCTGGTCCGGTTCTCCTCAGAGACGACTGTCTGTCTCGGCTCGTCCCGGTCGTCACAGGTTTGGCAGCCGCGACAGGGTTGACACTCCTTGGTCATCTCGGGCTGGGGTGGCAATCGACAGCAACTGCCGCCACCCCGTTGGCCCTGTTTTTCGGGGCGATTGCCCTCTACGCGGCCGCATCGATCGTTCGGCAGTACGGCCGTCGTTCGCTCACCCTTCTCCTTCTCGAAGTCGTCGGGGTCGTCGCTATCGCCTTCGTTGTGACTCGGTCGACACTGTTCGCGGGCGCACTCGACGCTGGTTTCGATCGATTGTTCGTGTCGACGACCATCGCCGAGACGACGGCACTCGGCGGTGGGTTCGGTCCGGTTCTCGGACCGATAATCATGCTCGGCTTCGCTGGTGCGATCGGGCTCCCCGTGGTCGTGTGGACGCTCTGGCAAAGCTATCGACAGCCCTCGATCGGGTGGCTGCTCCTCGACGTTTACGTCTGTTACTTCCTCATGCTCGCGCTCGTGCAACGGCGATTCGTGGGAGAACTGGCCCCGTTTGTTGCGGTCGTCGGTGGTTACGGGCTCGTCTGGATTCTCACCCAGATCGCGGATCTCCAACCCCTCCCGGTCGAGAGACAGCCGCTCACGTCAGATCGAGGGCGACGATCGGCGTCCTCTCTCGCCGTTCCGGACCGTCGTCGGTTCCTGGCTACCGGTGCTCTCTCGCTGACGTTCGTCGCCTTTCCGGCCGTCAATGCTGCAGCCCTGCACTCGCGGGTCCGTGTTCGTCCGTCGATGTATCGCGCCGCCAACTGGCTCGGAGCATACGCCGACCAACAGCGTCTCGCCTGGCCCGAGAATTACGTCTTCTCACGCTGGGGCGACAATCGGTTCTACAACTACTTGGTCAACGGCCACGCTCGATCCTATCGATTTGCGCGCGAGAACTATCTACGTTTCTTGCTGGCCTCCGAGCCAGGTGAGTGGTACGAACGACTCGACGACCGCGTCGGGTTCGTCGTCGTTGATTATCTCAGTTCAGACTTGCACGCAGCTTCGATGTACGAACGACTCTTCGAGACCTACGGCTCGCGGACGGGACGGGTCGACGGTGTCGAACACTATCGAGCGATCTACGTCGGAGATACAGGACGACCGAAAGTCTACCAACTCGTCCAGGGAGCGACGCTCACGGGCGTGGCTACGGCCAGACAGACGATCGAGCTAACTACGCGGGTATCGATA
- a CDS encoding S8 family serine peptidase: protein MAGRFSEAAAQALENRPDVRYVERDGLVEALGESLPWGVDRVDADVAHDDGATGDGAHIAIIDSGIDSDHPDLQGNLGAGKAFVRCGTHPDDSDCSTTNGNSCIEPWDDDNDHGSHCAGIADAIDNETGVVGVATNATLHAVKVLGCSGYGNYSDVASAITYVADQGWDVASMSLGASSGSSAIYDAVQYATQRDVLLVAAAGNAGPCQDCVKYPAAYSEVIAVSATDSDDNLASFSSTGIEVEIAAPGASIRSTIPGGTVYKSGTSMATPHVAGAAGLLVANGYTATEARDRLNSTAEDIGLSSTEQGSGLLDVDAALDDTQTSEFTMQTDQPTNVTTDQATLNGYLESLDGADSAGCYFKLWEKGSQSSTSTFVGLDSLDSTGSYSEKATDLASGTTYVYAARGEASDGAWKDGGTVEFTTESTATLAVSTAGTTNLGTTTVTLNGSLDDLGGASSAECYFQYRQSGGSTWNTTTSTPRTSTGSFSADVTALESDTSYEFRAVVDASDGDSATSSATSFSTDQEDTTVVVSTGSISSVSSSAATLSGSVTDLGGASSAECYFQYRQSGADSWATTPGQTLDSTGSFTEDLSDLSSGTDYEFRAIADASDGDSDTGSTVSFTTDSQDTSVVVSTGSISSVSESSATLAGSLTDLGGATSAECYFQYRQRGTATWETTTSQTLSSTGSFSETLSGLSTGTDYEFRAVADASDGDSDTGSAVAFSTERESSGGLTVETGSVEQTWLRATLNGSVSNLGGASSATVYFEYWEKGAKSSTLETTDTQTRRSTGAFSENFYDSYGTTYVYQAVAESSDGQVDTGSQVEFTG from the coding sequence GTGGCTGGCCGATTTTCGGAGGCAGCCGCCCAGGCGCTGGAGAATCGACCGGACGTCAGATATGTCGAACGAGATGGTCTCGTGGAGGCACTCGGCGAGAGTCTCCCATGGGGCGTCGACCGCGTCGACGCAGATGTCGCCCACGATGACGGCGCGACCGGTGACGGTGCTCACATCGCTATCATCGACTCGGGTATCGACAGTGACCATCCCGATCTCCAGGGGAACCTCGGAGCCGGGAAAGCATTTGTCCGCTGCGGAACCCACCCTGACGACAGCGATTGCAGTACGACGAACGGCAATTCGTGCATCGAGCCGTGGGACGACGACAACGACCACGGGTCACACTGTGCGGGCATCGCTGATGCCATCGATAACGAAACCGGTGTCGTCGGTGTAGCCACGAACGCGACCCTTCACGCAGTCAAAGTGCTCGGCTGCAGTGGCTACGGCAACTACTCCGACGTCGCCAGCGCGATCACGTACGTCGCCGACCAGGGCTGGGACGTTGCGAGTATGAGTCTCGGCGCGAGTTCCGGTTCCAGTGCCATTTACGACGCGGTCCAGTATGCCACCCAGCGGGACGTCTTGCTCGTCGCCGCAGCCGGGAACGCCGGCCCGTGTCAGGATTGTGTTAAATACCCGGCCGCATATTCTGAAGTGATCGCCGTATCGGCGACTGATTCAGACGACAACCTGGCGAGCTTCTCGTCGACCGGGATAGAGGTCGAGATCGCCGCACCTGGCGCGTCCATTCGGTCGACCATCCCAGGCGGAACGGTGTACAAGTCCGGCACGTCGATGGCCACGCCACACGTCGCGGGTGCGGCTGGGCTCTTGGTGGCCAATGGGTACACGGCGACAGAAGCGCGCGACCGACTCAACTCGACGGCCGAAGACATCGGCCTCTCCTCGACCGAACAGGGAAGCGGATTATTAGATGTCGACGCAGCACTCGACGACACACAGACTTCTGAATTCACGATGCAGACCGACCAACCGACGAACGTCACGACCGATCAGGCAACGCTCAACGGATACCTCGAATCACTCGACGGCGCCGACAGTGCCGGCTGTTACTTCAAACTCTGGGAGAAGGGGAGTCAGTCCTCGACGTCGACCTTCGTCGGTCTGGACTCTCTCGACAGCACCGGCTCGTACAGCGAGAAGGCGACCGATCTCGCTTCGGGCACGACGTACGTCTACGCAGCGCGTGGTGAGGCCTCGGACGGTGCCTGGAAAGACGGCGGCACAGTCGAGTTCACGACCGAGTCGACGGCGACGCTCGCCGTCAGCACTGCAGGTACCACCAACCTCGGTACGACGACTGTGACGCTGAACGGATCGCTCGACGACCTCGGCGGTGCGAGTTCTGCCGAATGTTACTTCCAGTATCGACAGAGTGGTGGGTCAACCTGGAATACGACGACCTCGACACCTCGTACCTCGACCGGTTCGTTCAGTGCCGACGTGACGGCCCTCGAATCAGATACTTCCTACGAGTTCCGGGCCGTTGTCGACGCCAGTGACGGTGACTCGGCGACCAGTTCTGCTACCTCGTTCAGCACTGACCAGGAAGACACGACTGTCGTCGTCTCGACGGGGTCGATCTCGAGTGTCTCCAGCTCGGCAGCAACACTGTCCGGTTCGGTCACCGATCTTGGCGGCGCGAGTTCTGCCGAATGTTACTTCCAGTACCGTCAGAGCGGCGCCGATAGCTGGGCCACGACGCCGGGACAAACTCTCGATTCAACCGGGTCGTTCACTGAGGATCTATCGGATCTCAGCTCGGGGACAGACTACGAGTTCCGGGCGATTGCCGACGCTAGCGACGGCGATTCGGACACCGGTTCGACTGTTTCGTTCACGACTGATTCACAGGACACGTCTGTCGTCGTCTCGACCGGCTCGATATCGAGCGTTTCGGAGTCCTCGGCGACACTCGCGGGATCGCTGACTGACCTCGGCGGCGCGACGTCGGCTGAATGTTACTTCCAGTATCGACAACGCGGAACCGCTACCTGGGAAACGACGACAAGCCAGACGCTGTCCTCCACCGGCTCGTTCAGTGAGACTCTGTCGGGCCTCAGCACAGGGACGGACTACGAATTCCGGGCTGTTGCCGACGCAAGTGATGGCGACTCAGACACCGGATCGGCGGTCGCGTTCAGTACCGAGCGCGAGAGTAGTGGCGGACTGACCGTCGAGACGGGGTCTGTCGAGCAAACCTGGCTCCGTGCTACTCTGAATGGTTCCGTCTCGAATCTCGGTGGCGCAAGTTCCGCGACTGTGTATTTCGAGTACTGGGAGAAGGGAGCGAAGTCCTCGACGCTCGAAACGACCGACACCCAGACGCGACGTTCGACCGGAGCCTTCAGCGAGAACTTCTACGACAGCTACGGTACGACCTACGTCTACCAGGCAGTCGCAGAGAGCTCGGACGGACAGGTCGATACCGGAAGTCAGGTCGAATTCACGGGCTAG
- a CDS encoding helix-turn-helix domain-containing protein: protein MSRFQRECADQNVSLSIDRVVSSQARQMPTELLSPRQHETIELALEKGYFDVPRRTTLVELADELGISDQAVSARIRRAMKTLSQSFLTEGDTKDRLQLTGQ, encoded by the coding sequence GTGAGTCGGTTCCAGCGGGAATGTGCAGACCAGAACGTCTCTCTGTCCATCGATCGAGTCGTCAGTAGCCAGGCCAGACAGATGCCGACGGAGTTGTTGAGTCCACGCCAGCACGAAACGATCGAACTCGCTCTAGAGAAGGGGTATTTCGACGTTCCGCGACGGACAACCCTGGTCGAGCTAGCAGACGAACTCGGTATCTCGGACCAGGCAGTCTCGGCACGGATTCGGCGCGCGATGAAGACGCTCAGCCAGTCGTTTCTCACCGAGGGTGACACGAAGGATCGCCTACAGCTCACTGGGCAGTGA
- a CDS encoding DUF7344 domain-containing protein, translated as MPRIGSARWTSLPSIRSRSEALSRETVFEMLKNTRRRYVFHILSQRAEPITLAALSEEVAALEYDTEVEDLDGDQRQRIYVSLRQTHLPRLDEANVVDFDAEANTVALAENASDLQVYLETVPDDDILWAQFYLGLAGVGVGLLLFLWLGVPPLSTYPTLVGTVMLAVLGGSAVVHHRHLQRRRLGTGESPI; from the coding sequence ATGCCACGGATCGGTTCAGCGCGCTGGACCTCGCTCCCGTCCATCCGGTCTCGCTCAGAGGCCCTCTCCAGAGAGACGGTGTTCGAGATGCTGAAGAACACCCGGCGGCGGTACGTATTTCACATCCTCAGCCAGCGAGCCGAGCCGATCACACTGGCGGCGCTGAGCGAGGAGGTGGCTGCCCTGGAATACGATACCGAAGTCGAGGACCTGGACGGCGATCAACGCCAGCGAATCTACGTCTCACTCCGGCAGACACATCTGCCGCGGCTCGACGAGGCGAACGTCGTCGACTTCGACGCCGAGGCGAATACGGTCGCACTGGCCGAGAACGCGTCCGACCTGCAGGTATATCTCGAGACAGTCCCGGACGACGATATCCTCTGGGCACAATTCTATCTCGGGCTGGCGGGGGTCGGCGTCGGACTCCTCCTGTTTCTCTGGCTCGGCGTCCCGCCCCTTTCGACGTACCCCACACTCGTCGGGACCGTCATGCTTGCCGTCCTCGGTGGGTCGGCAGTCGTCCACCATCGCCATCTCCAGCGACGGCGGCTCGGAACGGGTGAGTCACCGATATGA